Proteins found in one Candidatus Eisenbacteria bacterium genomic segment:
- a CDS encoding cytochrome P450 yields MSVLERDFFTDPGILQDPIPYYRALHERGPVVREPHKGVFMLSRIDEILEVYTDHERFSAIVGPLGPLVDVPQPEEGESWAEVVERRRHEIPLGDQLMSLDPPKHTRHRGLAGRLFTPNRLKQNEDFILALADELIDEFADRGAVEFSAAYARPFTLLVIADLLGVPREDHEKFRGWLGGEKGTVGDPKGRQGGDVVFANLAPYFAEYIEQRRAAPRDDVMGRLASVRFTDGELPEVIDVVRLAAVLFAAGQETTARLLSAGMRFLCEQPAVADELRGDPEVIANFVEECLRLEGPIKGSFRLALRDTSLAGVHIPAGSIAMAVIGAANRDPRVFEDPDRFDPRRSNARRNIAFGHGEHFCPGASLARTEARISFERLLARLDDIRLVDPGALSYIETFIIRGLNDLPVRFRRRS; encoded by the coding sequence ATGAGCGTGCTCGAGCGGGACTTCTTCACCGACCCCGGGATCCTCCAGGACCCGATTCCGTACTACCGCGCGCTGCACGAGCGCGGGCCGGTGGTGCGCGAGCCGCACAAGGGTGTCTTCATGCTCTCGCGGATCGACGAGATCCTCGAGGTCTACACCGACCACGAACGCTTCTCGGCGATCGTCGGACCGCTCGGTCCGCTGGTGGACGTGCCGCAGCCCGAGGAGGGCGAGAGCTGGGCCGAGGTCGTCGAGCGCCGGCGCCACGAGATCCCGCTGGGCGACCAGCTCATGTCCCTCGATCCTCCCAAGCACACCCGGCATCGTGGACTGGCCGGCAGGCTGTTCACGCCCAATCGGCTCAAGCAGAACGAGGACTTCATCCTGGCCCTCGCCGACGAGCTGATCGACGAGTTCGCCGACCGTGGCGCCGTGGAATTTTCAGCGGCCTACGCGAGGCCCTTCACCCTGCTCGTCATCGCCGACCTGCTCGGGGTCCCGCGCGAAGACCACGAGAAGTTCCGCGGGTGGCTCGGAGGCGAGAAGGGCACGGTCGGAGATCCCAAGGGACGGCAGGGTGGCGACGTGGTGTTCGCCAATCTGGCGCCCTATTTCGCCGAGTACATCGAGCAGCGACGCGCTGCGCCGCGCGACGACGTCATGGGCCGGTTGGCCAGCGTCCGGTTCACCGATGGAGAGCTCCCCGAGGTGATCGACGTCGTGCGCCTCGCCGCCGTCCTCTTTGCCGCCGGGCAGGAGACGACGGCGCGCCTGCTCTCCGCGGGAATGCGATTCCTCTGCGAGCAGCCGGCAGTTGCCGACGAGCTCCGTGGCGATCCCGAGGTCATCGCGAACTTCGTCGAGGAGTGTCTGCGCCTCGAGGGTCCCATCAAGGGGTCCTTTCGCCTGGCCCTCCGCGATACGAGCCTCGCCGGCGTCCATATTCCCGCGGGGTCCATCGCGATGGCGGTGATCGGCGCGGCCAATCGCGACCCACGCGTCTTCGAAGACCCCGATCGCTTCGATCCACGGCGTTCCAACGCCCGGCGCAACATCGCCTTCGGTCACGGCGAGCACTTCTGTCCGGGCGCCAGTCTCGCCCGCACCGAGGCCCGCATCAGCTTCGAGCGACTCCTCGCGCGGCTCGACGACATTCGGCTGGTGGATCCGGGCGCACTCTCCTACATCGAAACCTTCATCATCCGCGGTTTGAACGACTTGCCGGTGCGCTTCCGGCGCCGCTCGTAG
- a CDS encoding ABC transporter substrate-binding protein, translated as MSYESSAEPIKLGYLFDFVLPEGYPKERRDDLKQTFELVFDDGRQQGIIDRPVEIVFREVQGLPKGTVKAVIDAYGELVDEGCLAVFGPAITDNCVPTKEAIERRFQVPAISVTGAEDWLGEWTFSLSMGSMTDEPIFWAHLLAKARHTDVGVLVEQSLVGQSYAKAFRGACRARGIRIVAEETIPQTAQDIGNAVRALHQAKVQALVHCGFGFGIVFVNPVLQELQWDPPRYLGTAFQNAWLHPVMWSAILGWTGIDQYDAGNRLGQEFLDRYAARYGRRPEYCVPVVNRDIATVLLHAFADAHPLSPRGVKEALERVKMLPAASGAPGTHISFGKWMRRGWMGAGYLVARRLDPDGERAHLVARFGQD; from the coding sequence GTGTCGTACGAAAGCAGCGCTGAGCCGATCAAGCTCGGCTACCTGTTCGATTTCGTGTTGCCCGAGGGTTACCCGAAGGAGAGGCGGGACGACCTGAAGCAGACCTTCGAGCTCGTCTTCGACGACGGCCGGCAGCAGGGGATCATCGATCGGCCGGTCGAGATCGTCTTCCGCGAAGTTCAAGGTCTGCCCAAGGGGACGGTGAAGGCGGTGATCGACGCCTACGGCGAGCTCGTCGACGAAGGCTGCCTCGCGGTGTTCGGTCCGGCGATCACCGACAACTGCGTGCCGACGAAGGAAGCCATCGAACGGCGCTTCCAGGTGCCGGCGATCAGCGTCACCGGCGCCGAGGACTGGTTGGGCGAGTGGACCTTCTCCCTCTCGATGGGTTCGATGACCGACGAGCCGATCTTCTGGGCGCACCTTCTGGCCAAGGCCCGGCACACCGACGTCGGCGTGCTGGTGGAGCAGTCGCTGGTCGGCCAGAGCTACGCGAAGGCGTTCCGCGGCGCCTGTCGCGCGCGGGGGATCCGCATCGTCGCGGAGGAGACCATCCCCCAGACGGCGCAGGACATCGGCAACGCCGTGCGAGCGCTGCACCAGGCGAAGGTGCAGGCGCTCGTCCACTGCGGGTTCGGGTTCGGCATCGTGTTCGTCAACCCGGTGCTCCAGGAGCTCCAGTGGGATCCGCCGCGCTACCTGGGCACCGCGTTCCAGAACGCGTGGCTTCACCCGGTCATGTGGAGCGCCATCCTCGGGTGGACCGGCATCGACCAGTACGACGCGGGCAATCGTCTCGGCCAGGAGTTCCTCGATCGGTACGCGGCGCGGTACGGCCGGCGTCCGGAGTACTGCGTCCCGGTCGTGAACCGCGACATCGCCACCGTGCTGCTCCACGCCTTCGCCGACGCGCATCCGTTGTCGCCCCGGGGCGTCAAGGAAGCGCTGGAACGAGTGAAGATGCTCCCGGCCGCATCCGGGGCGCCCGGGACCCACATCTCCTTCGGGAAGTGGATGCGACGCGGCTGGATGGGCGCGGGCTACCTGGTGGCGCGCAGGCTCGACCCGGACGGCGAGCGCGCCCACCTCGTGGCCCGCTTCGGACAGGACTGA
- a CDS encoding DUF1329 domain-containing protein produces the protein MRGLKLLLIVLVIAVLVGVWSRDTAAADFKTGDMVDKDSWQKAEALLPPEVLRHYKDGEYANKFIDWPMAKTVFPPDFKAASDANEGKFTTSADGTILDKATGKQPPYVFGVPFPTIDAKDPAAAVKIVWDHFYRSWYYGNIVAQSQVNWVSPTGLERRADVKAAFGYYDGVPQDELPGANPDNFLYRQLALVTGPADLNGTAALTWRYRDPGKRDSTWAYVPALRRVRATSPANRSDGFLGSDVSQDDGQFFDGKVEDFSWTLVGQTDQLRLSEETNLKGQAKAVWVEGKGWDTEWPDLPFIGYMDPSWKGIAWAPTAAASLSLRRHWIVEGVPRDTYYLFGKIQLYIDTVSYQGAWNRKFGWKGDLLAIHQVMAWNPMPFTRPDGKVDYNQGSNQAYQTVENVKMNRATVAGIKSSPTAGFYLRGKLDPALYDIDALARSGK, from the coding sequence ATGCGTGGACTGAAGCTCCTCCTCATCGTGCTCGTGATCGCTGTCTTGGTCGGTGTCTGGTCGCGGGACACCGCCGCCGCGGATTTCAAGACCGGCGACATGGTGGACAAGGACAGTTGGCAGAAGGCCGAAGCGCTCCTGCCGCCCGAAGTGCTGCGGCACTACAAGGACGGCGAGTACGCGAACAAGTTCATCGACTGGCCGATGGCGAAGACGGTCTTCCCGCCCGACTTCAAGGCGGCGTCGGACGCCAACGAAGGCAAGTTCACGACCAGCGCCGACGGGACCATCCTCGACAAGGCGACCGGCAAGCAGCCCCCCTACGTCTTCGGCGTCCCGTTCCCCACGATCGACGCGAAGGATCCCGCCGCGGCGGTGAAGATCGTGTGGGACCACTTCTATCGCAGCTGGTACTACGGCAACATCGTGGCCCAGTCGCAAGTGAACTGGGTCAGCCCTACCGGCCTCGAGCGGCGAGCCGACGTGAAGGCGGCCTTCGGCTACTACGACGGCGTCCCACAGGACGAGCTGCCCGGGGCGAACCCCGACAACTTCCTCTACCGCCAGCTCGCACTGGTGACCGGACCGGCGGACCTGAACGGCACCGCGGCGCTCACCTGGCGCTACCGCGATCCGGGCAAGCGCGACTCGACGTGGGCGTACGTGCCCGCGCTGCGACGCGTCCGTGCCACGTCGCCCGCCAATCGTTCGGACGGCTTCCTCGGATCCGACGTGAGTCAGGACGACGGTCAGTTCTTCGATGGGAAGGTCGAGGATTTCTCGTGGACGCTCGTCGGTCAAACCGATCAGCTCCGTCTCTCGGAAGAGACGAACTTGAAGGGACAGGCGAAGGCGGTCTGGGTCGAGGGCAAGGGCTGGGACACGGAATGGCCCGACCTCCCCTTCATCGGCTACATGGACCCGAGCTGGAAGGGCATCGCGTGGGCGCCGACCGCCGCCGCGTCCCTCTCCCTTCGTCGTCACTGGATCGTCGAGGGCGTGCCACGCGACACGTACTACCTGTTCGGCAAGATCCAGCTGTACATCGACACCGTGAGCTACCAGGGCGCGTGGAACCGCAAGTTCGGATGGAAGGGCGATCTGCTCGCGATCCATCAGGTGATGGCGTGGAACCCCATGCCGTTCACCCGGCCGGACGGCAAGGTCGATTACAACCAGGGGTCGAACCAGGCCTATCAGACGGTGGAGAACGTCAAGATGAACCGCGCCACGGTCGCCGGAATCAAGTCGAGCCCCACGGCCGGCTTCTACCTTCGCGGCAAGCTCGATCCCGCCCTCTACGACATCGACGCGCTCGCCCGATCCGGCAAATGA